The Deltaproteobacteria bacterium genome segment CTCCCAGCACCAACGGATGGCTGGCCAGTTCATAACTGTAGTTCTCCCGGTACTCATTACCGGCAGCAAACATAACAATCGCACCCAAACCACCACGTCCATTTTGAGCAGCATATTGGATTGCCTCTTCCATATTGGGTTGAACTTCAGTGGCCTGCCCTGCGCCCCAGCTATTTGAAAGAACATGAGCGCCTTTATCAACTGCCCATACAAATGCATCAACATCGGCGCCATAACGGCCCCAACCTTGCTCGCCCATAATACGAATGGGAATGATGGAGCAGTTGGGACAAACGCCTGCTATACCCTCACCATTGTCGGTCTGAGCCGCTGCCAAGCCCGCACACGCTGTACCATGCGCATCGTTGCCATCGGGATTTGGGTTATAATCTTGGTCCAATGCATCGTAGGGTTCTACGAGCTTTCCGTAGAGATCCGGATGGTCGAGATCCACACCGGAATCAATAATTGCGATTCGAATACCAGCGTTACCCTGCTCCGAGTTCCAGGCGCCTTGCACCGAGATCTGGTCAAGGTGCCACTGGTATCCTTCAAGTTCATCGTTCGGATTAAACATGCGCGATTTTTTGTAGATAAAATCAGGATGCGCAAAACGCACCTGCCCTGACTCCACCAAACGGTTCGCCACTTCAAGCACTTGGGCCGGGTCTTTAACTTGCACATCGTACCAACCCAAGGTTGGGTGAGTTGCCTTAACTGAAGCGCCTCCGAGGGCCTGGACAGTCGTTTCTATGGTCGCGAGAGGACGTTGAGGATCAAAACCGGCATTCACCCTGCCATCCGATACGTAAATATCGTCGAACCCGGGTCTCCGAAATACGGTGAGCTGAGCCATCTTGTGCAGTGTTGTCATTTTAACGAGCCACTGTGCATCCGCGATAGCTTCGCGCTTGATGAGGTAATCGTTCCGATAGATGCGCTCGGCGTTTACGTTTCGAAGCATGCGTAGGACCGCGCCCTCGGGCTCTCCGTCAAGACTGCGCAAGACGACGGTATCCCGGACAGAGACGAGTTCAACCTCACCGACCGTGCTGTGATAATAATTTGGCGAGGACGCGAGAAAGAGCGTTAAAACCAAAGAACTGAGCATCGTTACCTCTTATGAATCCACCTGTGCCTGAGGAGCATGGCACTATGTAGATTCAGCGTTTGTTGCCTCAAATACTGCTTTGTTTGGGCAAATTCAGCAGTATTCAGACAGGTAAGACGCGTACCCTGACCCATACGCTAATACATAAGAACACATCCATCAATCAAAAAAGGCGTCTAATAACAGATACTTAGTGTGCTCAAAGGTGCGCATATGTGTGCATCTGAGAATTATTATGTATGTTGGTTTATAATTCGAACCTTCTTAGGTGCTCAGGCAATTTTTCCGAAATATGCACAGCCCTGACACGTTTACTTCCTTTGTGACCCGAGCATTATTCCCCGCGTACTATCGAAGTGAAGTAACGCCCTCAAAGAGTTGACCTACACCGTGACCACGCGGGATGGTGCCCAAGATGTCATGTAAAAGCTGCAATAAGAATTTGATAAGAGCCAAGCTCGGAAGGTGTCAATCGTGCATGGTCACGACCTTGGTCTGCTCCATTCTCGGCTGGACTGGGCACCTGCTCACCGCCGACACGGCCACACTTTCAACAGCCATCATCGCTCTTCGACTCTTCACCACCACCTTCACGGGTCTATTCATGCTCCATGCTATTTTTGCTCTGTATTATAGGATTACTGGCAATATCCCTGACGACAATCATTGAGAGCCCACGCGGAGCCTCTTGCAGAGCTTATTCAACCCGGATATGACTCTGCGCGTTAACGACTTTGTTCAAAAGGGAGCCGACCATGCCCGAAGCCAAAACCAACTCTTCCGCTCAACGTTACATCCTGCGTTCCACACTCAATGGAGTAACGACACTTACTATGAACCGCCCCAAACGACTGAATGGGTGGAGCATGGATATGATGGATGAGCTCAAGGCGGCTTTTAAAGAAGCAGCAGCAGATGACAACACGAAAGCACTCGTGCTCACGGGGACAGATCCCTACTACTGCGCTGGTGTGAACTTGGGCGGCTCCATGAAGCTGGGCCACCCTCAAGCCCTCCACGACAGTATCGTTGAACATAATCAGGCGCTGTTTGAAGCGTTCTTAGATTTCCCAAAACCCTTCCTCGTCGCAGCCAACGGTCCTGCTATTGGAGCTGCTGTTACCTCGGCAACTTTGGCCGACGGAATCATCGCCTCCAACAAAGCTACGTTCTCAACGCCTTTCGCGGCGCTCGGTGTAAGCCCCGAAGGCTGCTCAAGCGTCCACTTTGAAACACTGATGGGTGCTCGTAACGCGGACCGAATGCTTGGCGAAGACGGCTGGAAACCAACCGCTGCCGAGGCTAAAGCTGCCGGCTTGGTGCAGTATACAGCTGACCATGAAAATCTCATGAGCGAAGCCCAGCGCATCGCTGAAGAATGGATAGCGAACGGCGCCACTAGAAAATTCAGAGGCCCAGGTGAATTAGACGCACTCAAGACGGTAAACGCCAAGGAATCGATCGGCGTCGCCGATTCATTTCTAAGCGCGCCCTTCATGCAGGCTCAGTTTAAGTTCTTGTGGAGTAAGAATAAGCGGGGACCCGCAGTGATGTTTTTCACGATGTGGGCCTCCCGCCCGCTCTGGTCCCAACTGCTTAGTAAGTAGACCAGGCTGCACGCTCGTCCGGGAACCTTGACGACTAGATTAACCTACGATTGACGACACGTCTTTGCCTGGTGTAATGCCAGAGACGGTCCCCAACGAAAGAGTCTTCTATGTTTCTTCAGGCAACCAGCCTCGTTAAAAATTACGGCGACCACCCTGCTCTCCGCGGGCTCGATCTAGCCGTCGACAAAGGTGAAGTCTTTTGCCTTCTCGGAGCAAACGGGGCCGGTAAAACGACCACGATACAGCTTTTTCTAGGATTCATTGAACCCACTTCTGGCAGTGCAAAAATCAAAGGCCTTGAAGTCTCACAGTATCCCTTAGAGACTAAGAAGTTTTTGGCTTATATTCCTGAAAACGTCATGCTCTACAAAAACTTGAGCGGCATCGAAAACCTTGAATATTTCACAACACTCGCCGGCGCCTCCGACACAAACGAGGAATACCTTCGGGCTACTCTCAAACGAGCAGGGCTACCAACAGACTTCGTGGACCGCCCCGTAGGCACCTATTCCAAGGGGATGCGCCAAAAGGTTGGTATCGCCATGGCCATTGCCCGTAAAGCCGAATTGCTTCTGCTCGACGAACCTACCTCAGGGCTCGACCCCAAAGCCTCGAATGAATTCTCCGAGCTGGTTTGTTCATTACGAGACGACGGCGTCGCAGTACTCATGGCCACTCACGATTTATTTCGTTCACGAGAGATAGCCACCCGTATTGGCATTATGAAACAAGGCGAACTCGTTTCACAATTTGCGGCACAGGATGTATCTCATAATGACCTCGAGCGTATTTACCTTGAGCACATGCATGACTAGGAGACGAGCCTGATGTCTTTGGTTCGCTGGGTTGCCCACAAAGAAATTAAAGAAATCATTCGCGACGGACGGCTTCGCCTTCTAGGAGGTCTTGTCATTATTTTGGCCATGGCTGCCTTAGCGTTTGGTGCCCAACAAACGATTAAAGCGCAGGAAGCACGCGAGCATGCGCGGGAACGAGCGGCGAAGCAATGGGAAGACCAAGGGGATAAAAACCCTCACGTCGCGGCGCATTATGGTACGCACGTCTTCGCGCCCACCAGCGTCGTCACCGCTATGGATCCCGGGGTTTCTGCTTACCTCGGGCGTTCAGTCAAAATCGAAGCGCATAAACGAAACCTCGCAGCACACTCAGCGGCACAAGACAGCGCAAGCCTTCAGCGCATGGGCAATTTCTCTGTTGCTACCGTACTTCTGCAACTTGTTCCTTTGCTGATCATTGCACTGGGTCACGGGCTTTGGAGTCGCGAGCGTGAGAGTGGAACACTTCGGCAGCTCCTCAGCACGGGTGTAAATCGCAAGACTTTATTCTGGGGCAAATCCATTGCCTTAGGCACGGTCATTTCCGCATTACTCATTCCCGCGGGAGCTATCCTAGTGGGGTGTTTATGGATGCTTGGAGCCGGAGATGGGTCTACCGTGTTACGGTTAGGTCTCCTTGCCCTAGGCTACGGAACCTATTTCTCAATTTTCGGAGGCCTCACACTTTATGCCTCAGCCGCTGCGCCTTCCTCACGAGCCGCCTTGGTGGCCATGATTGGCATCTGGGGGTTGTTTTGCCTTGTCATGCCGAGAGCTGCTACCGAATTTGCTGGCGCGGTCCAGCCATTACCAAGCCAAGCCGAGCTTGCTCGCAACGTTTCCGAAAGCCTTGAAAAAGGGGTTGATGGAAAGATGGAACGTGAGACCGCCATCGAAGCCATCATTTCCGACTTGATGGCAGAACAAAAACTTTCCAACACCGGTATGCTGGTGATGGGTTCTCAAATCAGTGGGCTTGAGCTTCAAGCCGAAGCGCGCTGGGAAGACATGATCTACGACCATCACATGGAATCCTTGGATGATAATATTAACGCCCAAGAACAAGCTGTAGGGCTGGCCGGAATGCTCTCTCCATTTGTTGCTATGAGAACGCTCTCTGCAGGGCTGGCGGGCACCGACTTCGCCCACCACCGTCACTTTACGGACCATGCCGAAACCTGGCGAAAAAAGTTGGTTGCACAGCTAAACAAAGACTTCGCCGAGAATGCAGGCGATGAAGGCTGGGAATATCGAGCAGGACCAGACCTTTGGAAAAAAGTTCCGCCTTTTACCTACGAGACGCCATCGATGCTCTTTGCTCTTCGCACCCATGCAACAAGCGTCTTCATTTTGCTAGCATGGCTTACCGGTGCCCTCGTTCTGGCACTTCGCTCCGCACAGCGTGTGAGGGTCGTATGAATACCTGGAAAACAGTTCTGAATTTGGAATGGAAAATCTTGAAACGAGACCGTTCCGCCTTAGCCGTATTACTTATCTTTGCGGCATTCCTCACGCTTGCAGCACTGGCCGGTGGCCATCATGCAAGTAACCTAGCTACCGGACTGGAGCGTTCAGAGGCCGAGGAAACAACCCGGCTAAAGAATCATCAAGAAGAACTTGCACGCTTGGCAGCGAGCAATAAACGGCTTAGCTCCAAAGATCCCCGCAACACGGTCTGGATGGGACAAGAAGGCGCGGCACGCCTTGCGCTTCTGCCTCCCTCTCCGCTGGCCCCCATCGCACTCGGGCAACGTGACCTCCACCCTCAAGCTGTTCGCGTAACCAGTGGCATGAACCTTATTCGGGAACGTGAAACAGAAACACCGATGGCCGGTCCTACCCGCCTCCAAACCGGCGCTTTCGACCCTGCATTTCTCTTTGTCGTTCTCTTCCCGCTCGTGGTGATCGCACTCTCCTACGAGTTATTAAGCGGCGAGCGAGAACGCGGCACGTTAGCCATGCTTTTGTCACAGCCTGTCTCTCAAAGTGCATTAATTCTCGGCAAGGCCTCGGCTCGGCTCATTGCACTATGTGGCATTACCCTTCTCTTTGCATTGATAGGCCTTATCGTTGGAGGCGCTGAACTAACGGGCGTTGACGCAGGGCTTCACATTCTCTTCTACGCAGGACTCTTGGTCTCTTGGGCTGCTTTTTGGTTTGCAGCAGCGATTGCAGTGAATTCTAGAGGCGGCGGTTCAGCGAAAAATGCGCTGGTTCTCGTTGGCCTCTGGTTGATTCTCGTGGTGGTTGTTCCGGGCCTCATCAATGTCGGCGTCAATAGTTTTTATCCGCCACCATCTCGAATTGAATTACTCCACGAAGCCCGCGAAGCGGCTCAGGATGTAGAGAAAGAGCTAAATACCATCGAAGGTCGCCACGACGTTGACCCAAAGGCTGGCGAAGCTGCAAAGAAAGTCATCAGTGTTCAGGAAGAGCTCGCAAAACGGTCTGAACCCGTTCTTAAAGAACTCAATGAAGAGCTTCGTGCGCGTCAGGAAATCCTTGATGCTTTGCGGTTTTTATCGCCAGCTATTCTCATTCAGATGTCACTGGAAGATATTGCCGGGGCTGGCTCAGTACGCCACGACCGGTTCGAATCGCAGGCAGACCAATTTCATAAGGAATTTCGAGATTTCTTCACAACTCGGATTCAAGCAGACAGCAACCTCGAACTCAAAGATCTCAAGGTTCTACCCAAATTCATTTATGAGGAAGAACCCGTAGCCGATTTGGCATCCCGGGTACTCAGCAGCATATTGGCATTGCTTATGGTCTCGGCGCTTCTCGTCATCGCAGCTCGGCCGGGCCTTAATAAGATAGGCCGGCTCGCACGCTAAAGACCTAGTCGATGGACAAAAGCTCGACGTCGAACACGAGCATTCCAGATGGTGCTCCTGGGCGACCTTTATAGGCGAGTTCTTCAGGTATCCAGAAACGTCGTTCTTCTCCAACGGTCATAAGCTGCACACCTTCAGTCCAACCTGGGATAACCCGATTGACCGGAAACTTTGCCGGCTGTCCCCGAGCGACACTGCTATCAAAAGCTTTACCGTTAGTAAGCCAGCCGGTGTAATGCACTGTGACTACGCTTTCAGCAGTGGGTTTCGCTTTCCCGTCTCCAGCCTTGATGACCTTCGTCACTAATCCTGAAGCCGTCTTTTGGCTGTCTGCTGGTGGTGCGGCAACGTCGGCGGGCGCTGAGGGCATCGGCGCCTGCTTGGGTACACCAACGATTTTAGTAGCACCAATCTCATCCATAACCTGCTGGTACGATGAAACACCGCCACCCACTCGGTGACAATGATTACGGTGGCAGTTTACATAACCTGGAGGTGGGTTTCTCGGATCAAAAACCACTTCAACGGATTGGCCGCCTGAACTCTGCGCTTCTGCAGCCTTAGCCGCCACCGGGCTTTGTTCCGCTGACTTCGTTGCGTCCTGCTTCGAGTTGCAACCATAAGCAACTGTTAACATTACTAAAAAAGCAATAGAAGTTACGATTCTTTTCAACACCTTACACTCCTGTACGTTCCGGTTCGGAAGTTCTGTGTTGGAATAACATGCGTTTTCACCGTTCTCAACCAAGTGGAACATCAAACGAATCGGGTTGGTTTGAAAACCGTTTGAAAAATTCTTAAAATCCGCGTTCAAACGGCCGGTTGTAAGTTTGAGTGATCCAATAATTAGCCCTGTACAGAGCGCTGCCGGGACTGTTAATGCCCTATATCTTGTTAGATGTTTGATAAGCGGGGGCGCTATGAATATTGTATTTTCCTTATGTTTAGCCGTGATCACGGCTTCTCCCATGATGACTGTGGAAAGCGCGAAGAGCATTCCAGGCGGGACTGCGGGAACCACAGCGCACCTTACTCAGAAGACCGCCCCTGTATCGTTCACGGTCACCGGCCCCACGTACATCATCGCTAAAATACGCGCCTCAAAAGAGACACCAAAATCCAAACCACAACGCGTGGTCATTCTGCGCGACAACCAATTCCAG includes the following:
- a CDS encoding FKBP-type peptidyl-prolyl cis-trans isomerase; this encodes MLTVAYGCNSKQDATKSAEQSPVAAKAAEAQSSGGQSVEVVFDPRNPPPGYVNCHRNHCHRVGGGVSSYQQVMDEIGATKIVGVPKQAPMPSAPADVAAPPADSQKTASGLVTKVIKAGDGKAKPTAESVVTVHYTGWLTNGKAFDSSVARGQPAKFPVNRVIPGWTEGVQLMTVGEERRFWIPEELAYKGRPGAPSGMLVFDVELLSID
- a CDS encoding ABC transporter permease subunit, which codes for MNTWKTVLNLEWKILKRDRSALAVLLIFAAFLTLAALAGGHHASNLATGLERSEAEETTRLKNHQEELARLAASNKRLSSKDPRNTVWMGQEGAARLALLPPSPLAPIALGQRDLHPQAVRVTSGMNLIRERETETPMAGPTRLQTGAFDPAFLFVVLFPLVVIALSYELLSGERERGTLAMLLSQPVSQSALILGKASARLIALCGITLLFALIGLIVGGAELTGVDAGLHILFYAGLLVSWAAFWFAAAIAVNSRGGGSAKNALVLVGLWLILVVVVPGLINVGVNSFYPPPSRIELLHEAREAAQDVEKELNTIEGRHDVDPKAGEAAKKVISVQEELAKRSEPVLKELNEELRARQEILDALRFLSPAILIQMSLEDIAGAGSVRHDRFESQADQFHKEFRDFFTTRIQADSNLELKDLKVLPKFIYEEEPVADLASRVLSSILALLMVSALLVIAARPGLNKIGRLAR
- a CDS encoding DUF3624 family protein; the protein is MSCKSCNKNLIRAKLGRCQSCMVTTLVCSILGWTGHLLTADTATLSTAIIALRLFTTTFTGLFMLHAIFALYYRITGNIPDDNH
- a CDS encoding ABC transporter ATP-binding protein — translated: MFLQATSLVKNYGDHPALRGLDLAVDKGEVFCLLGANGAGKTTTIQLFLGFIEPTSGSAKIKGLEVSQYPLETKKFLAYIPENVMLYKNLSGIENLEYFTTLAGASDTNEEYLRATLKRAGLPTDFVDRPVGTYSKGMRQKVGIAMAIARKAELLLLDEPTSGLDPKASNEFSELVCSLRDDGVAVLMATHDLFRSREIATRIGIMKQGELVSQFAAQDVSHNDLERIYLEHMHD
- a CDS encoding ABC transporter permease subunit, yielding MSLVRWVAHKEIKEIIRDGRLRLLGGLVIILAMAALAFGAQQTIKAQEAREHARERAAKQWEDQGDKNPHVAAHYGTHVFAPTSVVTAMDPGVSAYLGRSVKIEAHKRNLAAHSAAQDSASLQRMGNFSVATVLLQLVPLLIIALGHGLWSRERESGTLRQLLSTGVNRKTLFWGKSIALGTVISALLIPAGAILVGCLWMLGAGDGSTVLRLGLLALGYGTYFSIFGGLTLYASAAAPSSRAALVAMIGIWGLFCLVMPRAATEFAGAVQPLPSQAELARNVSESLEKGVDGKMERETAIEAIISDLMAEQKLSNTGMLVMGSQISGLELQAEARWEDMIYDHHMESLDDNINAQEQAVGLAGMLSPFVAMRTLSAGLAGTDFAHHRHFTDHAETWRKKLVAQLNKDFAENAGDEGWEYRAGPDLWKKVPPFTYETPSMLFALRTHATSVFILLAWLTGALVLALRSAQRVRVV
- a CDS encoding enoyl-CoA hydratase/isomerase family protein; its protein translation is MPEAKTNSSAQRYILRSTLNGVTTLTMNRPKRLNGWSMDMMDELKAAFKEAAADDNTKALVLTGTDPYYCAGVNLGGSMKLGHPQALHDSIVEHNQALFEAFLDFPKPFLVAANGPAIGAAVTSATLADGIIASNKATFSTPFAALGVSPEGCSSVHFETLMGARNADRMLGEDGWKPTAAEAKAAGLVQYTADHENLMSEAQRIAEEWIANGATRKFRGPGELDALKTVNAKESIGVADSFLSAPFMQAQFKFLWSKNKRGPAVMFFTMWASRPLWSQLLSK